The Alnus glutinosa chromosome 8, dhAlnGlut1.1, whole genome shotgun sequence DNA segment GCGCACCGTTGAATCGTCTCTTGTTTCTTCTCCATGGATGATCCGGAGGCAACCATCGCCTATGTCCCATAAAGCAGAATTTTTTACCATAAGTTAGCCACGTTGATTGCGTTTCATGcctacaacaaggacatggttTCCGGCCATGTGTACTCCAACCTGACAAATCACCGTATGCCTGAAAATCATTTATCGTCCACATTAAGGCCGAATgcattgtgaaatattttttcgaTGTTACATCAAAAGTTTCTACCCCTACTTCCCATAGTTTTTTCAACTCACTTACAAGGGGTGCTAGATACACATCTATATTCTGTCCTGGTGCATTCGGACTAGggataatcaagcttaacataaaatacggttgcttcatgcacatccaaggaggcaaattgtagggTATTAACATTACCGGCCAAGTACTGTGACTAGAggacatgttcccaaaaggattaaagCCATCTGCCGCTAAACCAAGCCTCACATTTCGCGGGTCTGATGCGAATACTGGGTAACGTGAATCGAATGCCTTCCATGCTTCTCCATCGGCCGGATGCCTCAACACACCGTCTTTTGTACGGCCTTGAGCGTGCCACTTCATTTGTGGCGATGTATGATGGGACATAAACAACCTCTGCAGCTTTGGTATTAGAGGAAACCAACGCAACACTTTGACCggcttttttttcaaactttttgtcGACCCATCTTCATTAGTTAAGTCATCCTTCCACCTGGACTCATTGCAGAATGTACATTTgttcaacttttcattttccctccaaaacaacatacaaccTTTGCGACAAGCCGATATCTTCTCATACTCAAGGCCCAAATCCTTCAAGTACTTTTTTGCCTCGTATGTGTCTTTAGGCAAACTTGTGTCCGGAGGCATCAGCTCATTGATGAATTCGAGCAACATGGAGAATGATGTATTGCTCCAACCGCTCATACACTTAATACTATATAGACGCACAATAGCTcccaatttgctatgttttgtatttccATGGAGTGGCGTATCGGCATCCTTTAGCAATTCTTCTAACTTATTCGGCACCCTGTTAGAGTCGTCAATTTCAACATCCACAGACTCGAATTCGGCTTCGGCGTTAACTCCCACTTGAGGCCCACCGACTTCTACACAAACATCGTGCATCACAAAAACGTCAGTAAGCATGTCTTGCATCCCACTGGACCCCCCATTTAGTGGAACGCTATCCACTTGAAGCGTCCTGGGAGCTTCATGTGTTGTCTCGTTATGAACGGGAGGGATAGGTAATTCCCCATGCATTATCCACTCAGTGTAACCCTCAATAATCCCAGCACCTGACGTTAAATGGGCAAATACAACTTCACAGGACCATGATTTGCCCAACAAACACTTCTTACAGGGGCACACAATGACCCCTTTTCTACTCTCATGTTCAcgtgcaaatttcacaaacgcCATAACCCCGCGAATATACTCTCGCGAACTTCGTGGCAACTTCATCCAACTCTTATCCATCTTTCTAACTACAtcatgtgaagaagaaaaaaataatgaaaactgaaaaaacagAGGTGTTGTTCCTGTGCAAAAACTATTAGAAGACATTTTTATGGTaacaaaaacatatataccGCATAAGCTATATGGTTGTTCATGTACAGATTATGTTTCTAATAAAGGGTTAATCGTTCACGAAAGTTAGAAATATGAAAAGATGAACAAATTATGTATATGTCAAGTTTAGCAATCTTAAATCCCATGTCAAAACAAGACCTAAACACCATGTGGATTCATTTATAACTTCAATAATGTGTCTAAGCAATATTAATGTCAATAACACAGTAGTTGTCCAGTTCTAATTTGTCCAACATACAAGTTATTATATAGCCTACcaatattttaattaagataAACATTagaaacaatatttttattgtttaacaaaagaaaatcatttgATCCAAGGGTTCAGTTTGTCTGATTAGCGGTGGGTGATACAAATAACAAATCCTAAGGGCACACATTTTCAGACAGTTGGGTCCACCTCAAAGAACTCCTGTAATGGGGACTTGTTTTTATTTGGCTTGACACAAAATGAAGATGGAAAAGTAGATGGCTTGTTTGATGAATGAAGATAAAGGCTGAAATTTAGTCCTCTCTCAGCCACTTGCTTAATGAACTGGTGCAGATTGAAAGTGTAGCCAAACAAAATCACATCCTACTTCACTCAACATTTAGGTGATTGACACAAAACCCCACATTTTAtcctttttggctttttttctAAGACTTGTCCTTTTGTGGGTTTGTGCTCATTAGGCAAAATATGGagaatctcatttttttttttattttttattttttatttatttttttttattttttttgtgggtttagGGTATAAAAAGTTATGCTCTCAATCATCGACCAATAATTTCATATTAAGTtctaataaaatgaaaacatatataatCCAAGTCGTTTGGCCGATGAATTTGATGGTGTAAACTCGTCAACAAGATGTTTTCAAAAATACAAAGACTACATAATATTTCTGTGTAGTTAATTTGTTAGCTCTTATTGGGAGTGAGGgtgctttgttgtttttgtgtacTAGTTAAGTCTGGTCAAATGAAGCTTATTTAACAAAACGAATGATTTGAAAGCAGAATTTATTTAGGCCACAAAGCAGAGTTTATGTATAGTAGGGCACAAGTTtggtttaataaaatttgttaaaaagtaCTTTAATATTGGTTGAGTGTTTGGATAATAATAGTATAAAAAGTATGTTTTTATGGACAAATTACCAATAAAcactatttataaaaaaaaaaaacctaacggTTGTCAAGCCActattatcttttaaaattaatgtgataatgtgcttaatatatatatatatatatatatatatatatatatatatatatatatatatatatatataatttttataaataaaaatatctatctctttaACTTATGAAAATAGTTCAATATAAATCTTCTTAATTTATGTGCCCACACATGATTTTGTCGGCTATGGTATGTTTTGGAGTATAAAATCTATAAACAGACAAATAAAGATATAGAATAAGAGTAGGGCTAGGCTGAGTTTTCTTTGTGCAGGTTTGATGGTGGACTAAATTCATTGATTTTTAGTTGGTGTTACTTGTGCTACTAAATTTATTGCTGATGTAACCCTACATACAACTAAAACTTTCTTTTCAAAGCATTTGCTgcaattaaattattattattatttttatatagatatTCATTGTTGATATAAGCTCTGAGATCATCATGGGACAGGTCCAAAggtttaaaacactaaaaaaaaaaaacagcaaaatAGAacctggatatatatatatttgttcccTAAATAAACATACTGGTTTGGCTatctattttataaataattgaaCATTTGTTTTTTACATCAAACACTTGGAGTTAAAACTTACACGTGCATGAAAGATAGTCAAAAGTTGCAAGCAAGACAATCTTTGTGATAAAATGAAACATGGTACTTATTTGATTTTAGTAAAAAAGATCAATAGGAACTCTTGAGTGCATGATGCAGCTAATGGGAAAAGCAAACGATCCAATGTTTCCCAAGTGTCTGCCACTATTTTATACACTCCAGTTGTGTCTCAATTTTAAGAAGTTTAATTCTAATTAGAACATAACTCAAGCCACACCCGAACACCAACACCAACATCCATGTTTTCTACTACCGAAAACCCAACACCAACATCCATTCGTTCTACTACCAAAAATCTAAAAGGAAGTACCCAACCGATTTCATCCCCAACAAACCCAGAATTTAACACAGAAAAATCAATCCAACAAACACAAAATCTCCAAATAATTCGacggaaaaacaaaaaacctacaaaataaaaatacacccTAATTAAAAGTCCATAATATGCAAATCATCATCCTAATTACAAATAACCAAGTCCAATAAATAATTGCGAATAGCGAGCTaggaaaaaatttaatcaaaccTTTAAACCGGGCGTCGATCGGCGTATGTCGGGAAAACAGGGTATTTGTCCCGGGCTAGCTGAGACGCGTCGGGCCGTCGCCGGAGAAGATGATGTAGGGACAACCAGGGTCGACTTCCAAAGAGAGGGCGccgaagaagatgatgaagggCCAGCCGGCGGGATTGACTTCCAGATATCGAGAGGGATCGGACGGGATACTGAGCTAGAGGGGATACagaactagagagagagagagagagagagagagagagagagagagagagagagagagagagagagagagagagagagagagagagagagagagagagagagtgctggagaagaggaggaagagggCAGCCGTCGATCTgggtgtgtgtgagagagagggtATGGATCGAGTATGGGGCGCGCGACAGGGGGCTAGGGATTTTCTTTCTACTTTTAGAATTAggtctagacggttttagaaaaaccgtccggaattagaaaattccagacggtttttctgAAACCGTCTTtctatttatagacggttttaaagaaaccgtccggaattttctaattccagacggtttcttAGAACCgtctatatatttatagacggttttaataTAACCGTCTGTAATTATATAATTACAGATGGTTATATTAAAACCGTCTGAGTTTTATGGGCGGTTTTAGTAAACCgtccgtaatttttttttttttttttttttttttttttttttttttcagacggtTTAATAAAAAACGtccataatagtttttttatagacggtttttaaaaccgtctacaAAAAAATGCGGTTTTTTAGTAGTGATTTATCTTATCTTTCCCTCCACTTTCTCGGCAATCAAAGAAAGGGTAAACCGAAACTGCACTacaaaaacttgaaagaatATAGTCACTAATCTAACCCCAAATTCACAACGGAAACAAACACATCAAacgaaacccaaaaaaaaaaacactcaataaaccaaaaaaaaaataaaaaataaacaaacaaacggCAAATGTTTCGTAGAGTGGCTACCCTTCATTTCACTGTTCAAATATCcccaaaaacaagaaacaattaGACCCTTCATTTCTCTAATTACTTCTAAATTTTCCTTCGATTTCTTGACAACCAAATAGAGGTGTACTAACCAAGTCAACCTAATCTGATTTAGTCAGAACAAAGCATATCAGACACAGAGAAAACAACGAACAAAACGATACCGTTAAGGGTTTTGGATTATTACCTCAGAGTTAGTGAGAGTAAGCGCGGATCTGTGAGCAAAGAGGGGATCGGAGCGAGGAGCCTTGGTGAGGAGAGGCAGGCTCGATCTGATGCGCCTGGCAAATGCCATTTCCCTTTGAAACCCTAGTTTCtctaattcttcttcttcttcttcttcttcttcttcttgtcctaagagaccgagagagagattatTGCATAGGAAGAGTGGCTTTGCGTGTGCTAATATGGTTGTCTTCGCAAGCGGGATACAAGTAAAGAACTTCGACTTATTAAACTCATTTtccaaataattcaaacaattttttttaagagaaaattacATTGGTCAATGTAGTTGTCTTAAATTATAGACCGCTTCttgtggtatcaaaattaatttagataTCTCTAaggttggcctaatttacaaatagcTCACTTAAGTCAAATTATGCATCAAAAAAATGGCGGCACGTCAatcttaataaatatatatatatatatacatatataaaatttaaaaaattgtttaaaaacaaaataaaaagagaaaaagaatagctGTTGGTAGCTGGTTCGAACTAGAATAGTTCACATTAGAATGAGAAGAAGACAGTGAGTCCGAGTCATGTTCAAAAGCACAATCAATAGCCATTCGAGCAAGGTGAATTAAAACTCCCTAGCTTGTTCAAAGTCATGACTTTTCAATTTCTGGGGTTTAtcgtttttcaatttcaaattttgatcGATCATCTATAATTTTTGTAATGTGAAGTTACTGACTTAATTGCTGACAAACTAACTTTCTGCTGCAAAACAATTGACAAACTAGAGAGAATTTGACTTAGATGGTCGTTGTTACTAGCATTAACCAACAAACTAACTTTTTGCTGCAAAACAATTGACATTGTGAACCACAACATACATGCAAGGACCATCACAAACTAATTTCATCAAGCCACTATATGAAGATGGAATAGCTCTCGCTACATGAAAAATAACTGCACCATTGATCAGACAATTTCAACGCCACACGGTATGCCATATTCAGGATCTTCTCACGTTAAAATGGGTCACTTTCTccaaaaagaagaggaagttTAGATATATTCTTTCTAACTAAATCTAAACTTTTCCAAAAATAGaattagaaataaaagtaaTGCTACAAAGATTGTTATCGTTGAAGTAAATATTATAGAGCCAAATAAACGACAAACTTAACGAATTGaagttaaattaaaaataatagaatttCAAATATTCAGGAAAAAAAGGGCACTCTTAATTAATTACTCTCCCTTATGTGAACTCTTTCTTGCTAGCATGCTCTTCATTTGTCATCAATGTTCAACCCTTTTGGTCTCCGGAGTTGTACTTTGTTTTGAACCAGATCGATGCATTGATTTCATTACCCCCCATCTCTTCTTTTTACTCAAAGGACAACTTTGTTTTGATTCAGAGGCTTCGATTTCATCGCCGCCCATCTTTTCTTTTCGCTTAAGGAACTCAATAAGTTCTCCAAGAGCAACATCAGCATCATCGCTTTTCATTAATTCTTCTGCCATTGATGCGGGACTCACTTCTAGTTTCTCTAGCAAGCCTTCAATTGGTTCAAAGAGCGGGTGGGTTTGGACGTCCAGGTAATTGGAGGCTAAGATCCGGAAGCTATTAACGGTGCAGAAGGACAAGTTTATGTGCATGTCCATCCGACCAGGACGTAACAATGCTGGATCTAGTCGATCTTTGTGATTTGTAGTAAACACTATAATTCGCTCGTCTCCACTACCTGACCACAAACCATCCATGGCATTTAGTAGACCCGAGAGTGTGACCTGCAAAAACAGCACAAACCAATATTCATTGGGAAAATAATGTAGCATTAATTCCAATGAATAAATAAGAAGTGAGAGAGCtttctttaattaattgttttctgATCAACACACGTTACCTTAACGAACTTGGGATCTTCATCAGCTTCTTTGGATCGATCGTGTACCACTTTATTGCAGTCTATGTCCTCAACCACAATTATGGAACGACTGGACGTAGTACGCAGGGCTTCTATCAGTTCAGAATCAGAGAAAAAAGTGGTGAGATCGAAATTGTAAACATCAAACTTCAAGTAATTAGCCATGGCCGCAATCATGCTGGATTTCCCAGTTCCAGGAGGGCCATACAATAAATAACCGCGCTTCCAAGGCTTGCCAACCTTTTTGTAGAAATCCTTCCTCCTTAGGAACCGATCCAGGTCATCGATAATACTCTTTTTCAACTGAGGTTCAATGGCGAGTGTGTCGAATGTGGATGGATGCTTTAGTGCCAATGCTGTCCATGATCGACTACGAATCTTCCTATTGTAgatcttcatctccttccttCCATCTTTGATGGCTCTGTATGCGCTCAAGACATGAGGCAAATAAGAATCCATGACTTTTCCCCTATCCCTTTCGCAGAAAGTTAGCTGGTACATATGCGTCACGTCTGGCTTAATATTATGATTTTGTTGTCCACCTCGCCGATCTTCATGAACGCAAAATCTCCAGGTGAGCTTGATGTTGCCAAAGACATCCTCCACGGCTTCTCCATCTTGGACAGCCACGGCTATCTTATCATTCATCGTTAAACTGCCGACTCTAAGATTCTTGTTTGCATGAGTAATCTTGGAAGGCAGGTATTCTTTGGCAGCATCGTAGAATTCGTTTCGACAGCCCTCCCACAGCTCATCGATGGTGATCGTGGCATGAGAAACGAAGTAACCGGAGAAGAAGCGCTTAAGTATTGAGAGGATGAATGACCGAAGACGCGCAGGTAAAAGTTGATTGGTGGCGGTTTGTAAAATCATGATTGATGTGGACAGGGCTGCATACGCTTCGAACCATGTTGATGTTGAGCTCTTCAGACCAGATATCATCACTTTGATGGATGTACGTAAGACAGCTGATGAAAGAATCCACGTATTCTTCTGGAACTCCAAGAAGAAGCAGTGCTTTAGTACGTTGGAGTACTCTGACTCTAAATTGATTAatagcatatatatacatagaatcCCTCCCCCTTTTACTCTCTCTGCTTCAATCTGACTGAAACATACTCGTATATTCAAGGCTCAGGgtatttctctctttctctctttctctgcatTTATTATCTGTTTAGTTTCATTTGCATCCTTTGGAATTTAATGCCCCTTCGATTTCCCAGACCACGATTCATTAGGCAGTATGTTTTTCTAATCATATTAAACCCTCTCAAACCCATTGATGgaagaaatcatgtttctttGTTATGTTTTTGGCTGTTTAATTTGATTACTTGTTTTGTGCTCTTTTAACGTGGGGCATGGCTTTATGCTTTATGGGTTTCGTGAGTTTTTTGGGATTCTTATGTGGATAGATGACGACGTAGTTCGTGATTGTGATCTTCGTGGATAAGTGGGTTTGTTTTTGTCTTAATGAGCGTGGTTGGAGGGTTTTCAAATTGACATATTTTTGCCTTCTCATCACAGATTGAGGTATGTATGCATGTGTATGTTGATTCGTTGAATGCTTGATTTGTTGTCTGGGATTGGACTTGGTGATTATAATTAGAATCCCGTGCTTATGGGTCTTAAATGAATCGTCGATTACTGCTTAGTTTTTGTTTCtgttgttgtatatatatatatatatatatatatatatatatatatatatatatatatatatatatatatatatattaatttcactATATTCTGGAATCTTCCTCTTAATATTCTGGGAGGTGGGGGATGAAGACTGTATGTATGCAGCGTTTTGCTGACTGTTGATTTGGTTTGGATTTTATGGTCTGTTGAGGCTTAATGGTTGATACAGATTTTGctatatttttttggaagttttgaaaagaaaatgctagCTGCAGTATGGCAAAGCTCTGTTTTGCAGACTCCAGATGGGGTTTTGGCCCTCCAAGTCATGGCGTcgaagagaatttgaaaaagcaatATACAAGCTAATTAAGTTGAAGAGCAAAGTTTACAAGGGGCGAGGTATGTGCATCGATCATGCCTTGGCCTGCACCTTGGTTTGTGGAAGTTTGGTGATATATAGTTGGGTTAGGAATGCTGCAGATTGGCAAGCTGTTGATCAATTTCTGCAGTTTTTGTGTTGAGTTGTTGCTTGTTTTGATTTAGTGTCAAGCTAGAGATACTTTTTGTTACATTCTTGTGTTTTAGGAAATTATTGGATTATCTACAgtatattcatccaaaaagaaaattaaagaaaaaaaaaacaaaatcacacaATACACTAAGATTTAAGTGGAAAAATACTCACTCAATTCTGTAAGCGTTGCTGCATTCCAAACGTGAGATGACTCAAAGCAAAAATGGTGTATCTCCCTCCTTTCTAGCTATCTGCAACTCAActctctccttcttccttttcttcttcttttctcacgAAGTCAGTCAATGCgctgtatataaaaaaaaacatgtagtGGGCGGCTAAGTCGGTCAAAAATTGCCCATGAAGTAAAGTACAAAACTAAtctgtgaagaaaaaaattgtactgGTGACacgggcttgtttggcaaggggGAAAATTCTCCCcctctttcacttttttttttttaaattaatttaaacattCTAACTTCATAtctcatcaataattttttattattatttatgctccgtttgttttgacgtaaaattgtttccggtgtaaaatggtttcagagaaatcatttttcaagaaaccattttccgtcgaaaccatttttcggtgtttggcacgTACGAAAAttcgcaaatatttttttatatttttattcaatcctaataacttataaaaattaatttttattcacaacataaaaatattaatgtaaaataatataaaaatcatcgatggcgagattcggtcactgacagacaagattctgacaatttttacctgattccagctaatatagccagaatttgagataaaggccggattccggcgaaagtggccggattccggcacaaaAGGCTGGATCttgccagagaggccggatcccggcaggctggccggatctggccagatccgtcaGGCCAGCCGGCCGGGATCCGACtagatggccggaatctggcaggTCTGCCCGATTCCGGTCAGATTGGATGCCAGAATCTGGCTgatcggattccggcgaaggtggccggatttcGTCGCCAAATTCTggcgacattaaccggatgttgtcggattccgatatcggcaatatttcgatggtggtcagctgcttgaacgtgaaagtcgactgtgccgtttaaaatagatcgactgcgtctggcgtcttcggaaaacgattttctgaaatttactaagcatttttggtcaaacagaaatcattttccggttgactattattttcgcccctaccaaacaccgaaaaataccgaaatcattttccagaaatcattttacgccgaaacaaacggagcattaaataaaaaaatttactacaataattttttttttaatttttatatacaaattctttttattttacattacaTTTATTATTTGTTACTACTTGTAAGTCGTACTTTCTTATTAAACAAGGccaataagagtaaaaaatgaagaattCTACGGGGCCCACCGTGACTCACTCACTGACTTTACATGGTGAAATACAGGACACGCATGCATCACGTAAAGAGGAAATGAAAAAAGGTCaaaaagtttttaaagtttttttattttttatttattttttttttttttcagaggtATCGCAGAGTACTTATTTTTTGTGGATGATACCACGGGTTCAGACCACCCTTGGGTAGGGCAGGACCCGTTCCACATGCAGAGGTCCATAAATAGCCTTAGACTAATCTCCGACCCTAAACCCGTGGCCACTCAAAATTGGAGCGTGCTTAATTTTTCGTGTGACTATTTTAGCATTAATCATAACTGTTCATTTCTACATATGGGATACGGTTGTAATGCATTATCTTTCATTGAAATTATATTGTGTCTAAAATTTACATGAGCTCACTCTTATTGATATTATCGAATGACTTGCATTGAATCATGAATCTGCGATTAAAAATTAACGGTAAAGATCACATGCAACACTTATTTTAGCTACAGAGCGCAGACTTATATAATATGCAGTGAAAACTAAAAAGTGGGTACCTATgcgcagaaaaaaaaaacaaaacaaaaccttgTTCTTCTATCTCACTCATTTTCTCACATAACCCTTGATCTTCCCTCTCTCATTTTCTTAAGTTGTTCAACAAAGTTTGCATTTCGGGGTGGCCGGTTGGCCACCTTGGCAGCCGCCCCGGccctttgcttcttcttcttcctttttttttttttttttaaaaaaaaaataaataaataaataaattaaattagtttatttatttttttaatatatttatattttttttattaagatggacacgtatcgccatcttattggtgctAAAGTAGCGTATAACGAAATCtgtaaaaaattttaacagagtTTGACTCCAGagattgatttgtaaattaagccaacaaCAGGGATCTCTGAATTTATGTTGATAccacaatgagtgatttgtaatttaggccaaccaaaGAGACTAATAGTATATTtttccatacaaaaaaaaaattaaaagtaagaacTCACTAGATAATCCCAACTTGAATCATCTtagtatataagaaaaaaataactctACATCTTTTTTTCCTGAACCAACTATACATAAAAATTAGATtagatatataaatattaatatattgtCATCATATAGTTACATAATAtgttcaaaaaatattaaatatagaTATGTTTATTAATATGTTTTGGGATTGCTCAAtcactccattttttttttttactttaatatattttttttattttgtgggaTATGTGTCACAATATAATTAGTGCTGATGTCATATTTGATGATTTccgtataaaaattatatataagtaGATTTAAACATTATCATATGatcttgaacaaaaaaaaagtattatcatttgattttagaTCTTAAATTATGTGATTTAACAATTCATAAGTATCTAATGATAGGAAATTGTGATGATAGTCAATATAAATTCTACCTACcttatattaaattaataatattaacaatgataattattatataatcatatggtTATATGTATCTAATGTTTTAGTCTAATGgtaatacttttttctttttctttttctatcacaTGATCTAATAATTATGTGACACAATGTTAGATCACATGACCATgtgatctaaattctaatgagaatacttaatttataattataattgacACATTGGTGATTCAAACCATAAtcacaaaatttgaaattatatgaaTCACATTATCATTGTATATActtaatatgattaagttttgaaattgtcattatatcatatgattaatgtaAATTTATACTAAGAGCACTCCCACCGGACTCCTTAagtggttcccttccctatatttaggaaaaatatcataaaaaacataaaaaaaaaaaaacagctccaTCAGTCTCCCTAAATATACATGCTATCGTTGGGAATCTACAGTAaccatgtatatatacatggtTATTGTAGATTCCCAacctaatattttaataaaaagaaagtccctctctcctctctcctctctcctctcttgcTTCGCGCGTCCTTCCTTCCTCGTCCTCCTTCCTTTCCCAACCAAGACGCCATGAATGAACCAGCCCTCGCCTTTTCCCTCACTTTCTCATCAACCAAACACAAAATCACCATTATCAGAGAGAGACAAGAgtttctcatctctctctcctctctccttccaCCTTCCCCGTCCTCCATCGTCTCCACCCTGTCCAAACTAAAActcaatcaaaatcaaaaatttcTTCAACCACAGTAAAGCCCCAA contains these protein-coding regions:
- the LOC133876345 gene encoding uncharacterized protein LOC133876345, with the protein product MDKSWMKLPRSSREYIRGVMAFVKFAREHESRKGVIVCPCKKCLLGKSWSCEVVFAHLTSGAGIIEGYTEWIMHGELPIPPVHNETTHEAPRTLQVDSVPLNGGSSGMQDMLTDVFVMHDVCVEVGGPQVGVNAEAEFESVDVEIDDSNRVPNKLEELLKDADTPLHGNTKHSKLGAIVRLYSIKCMSGWSNTSFSMLLEFINELMPPDTSLPKDTYEAKKYLKDLGLEYEKISACRKGCMLFWRENEKLNKCTFCNESRWKDDLTNEDGSTKSLKKKPVKVLRWFPLIPKLQRLFMSHHTSPQMKWHAQGRTKDGVLRHPADGEAWKAFDSRYPVFASDPRNVRLGLAADGFNPFGNMSSSHSTWPAYGDLSGWSTHGRKPCPCCRHETQSTWLTYGKKFCFMGHRRWLPPDHPWRRNKRRFNGAQEMVGPPKVPDGDEIMSQLECVVNRATTGQKLPVGEVDWKRRSVLYDLPYWKYQLLRHNIDVMHTEKNVVDNILGTLLDMSGKTKDNHEARQDLRKMKLRPEL
- the LOC133874924 gene encoding AAA-ATPase At3g50940-like isoform X1, whose product is MISGLKSSTSTWFEAYAALSTSIMILQTATNQLLPARLRSFILSILKRFFSGYFVSHATITIDELWEGCRNEFYDAAKEYLPSKITHANKNLRVGSLTMNDKIAVAVQDGEAVEDVFGNIKLTWRFCVHEDRRGGQQNHNIKPDVTHMYQLTFCERDRGKVMDSYLPHVLSAYRAIKDGRKEMKIYNRKIRSRSWTALALKHPSTFDTLAIEPQLKKSIIDDLDRFLRRKDFYKKVGKPWKRGYLLYGPPGTGKSSMIAAMANYLKFDVYNFDLTTFFSDSELIEALRTTSSRSIIVVEDIDCNKVVHDRSKEADEDPKFVKVTLSGLLNAMDGLWSGSGDERIIVFTTNHKDRLDPALLRPGRMDMHINLSFCTVNSFRILASNYLDVQTHPLFEPIEGLLEKLEVSPASMAEELMKSDDADVALGELIEFLKRKEKMGGDEIEASESKQSCPLSKKKRWGVMKSMHRSGSKQSTTPETKRVEH